One genomic window of Solanum dulcamara chromosome 10, daSolDulc1.2, whole genome shotgun sequence includes the following:
- the LOC129870954 gene encoding receptor protein kinase-like protein ZAR1 — translation MMNVVVVVILGFLTFSISVISSLNSDGVSLLALKSAISCDPSEFLSSWSEFDSSACHWNGITCDENQKVTSISLSAKNLSGYIPSEIGALSSLSILSLSYNDFSKPIPIHLFNATSLHSLDLSNNAFTGFLPQQITSLINLQHLDLSANFLNGSLPQDLTHLTHLTGTLNLSYNRFSGQVPANYGKFPVTLNLDLRHNNLTGKIPSVGSLLNQGPTAFSGNPFLCGFPLETPCAEPEVQKPQLTPNQEVEVGFVGKGKSGNGSVAVSLISGVSVVIGVMFVSVWVLRRKWKLDEGKMGKEKLEKLPEEGQKGKYVVLDEGFGMELEDLLRASAYVVGKSRSGIVYKVVAGGGAKVVAVRRLSEGDATWRLKEFETEVEAIGRVQHPNVVRLRAYYYASDEKLLVTDFIRNGTLHNALHGRLGNNFPPLSWAARLKIAQGIARGLMHIHECNPMKYVHGNINSTKILLDDDLQAYISGFGLTRLVSGSSKPINSSTKKLSTSQIIVSPQNSTSSCTMYVAPEVRVPGSKFTQKSDIYSFGMVLLEILTGRLADGGSELEDDRKGLESLVRKIFTEQRPLSEIIDPALLNEVHAKKQVIAAFHIALNCTELDPELRPRIRTVSDNLDHIKLQ, via the exons ATGATGAATGTTGTTGTAGTTGTGATTCTTGGTTTTCTCACATTTTcaatttctgttatttcttCACTGAATTCAGATGGTGTTTCTTTGTTAGCTTTGAAATCTGCAATTTCTTGTGACCCAtctgagtttctttcttcttgGTCGGAGTTCGACTCATCAGCATGCCATTGGAATGGAATCACATGCGATGAAAACCAGAAGGTGACTTCCATTTCCCTATCGGCAAAGAATCTGAGTGGCTACATTCCTTCTGAAATCGGAGCACTTTCTTCTCTATCAATTCTCTCTCTTTCCTACAACGACTTTTCAAAACCAATCCCTATTCATCTCTTCAATGCTACTTCCCTTCACTCCCTTGACCTCTCAAACAATGCTTTCACCGGATTCTTACCTCAGCAAATCACATCCCTTATAAACCTTCAACACCTTGATCTTTCTGCTAATTTTCTCAACGGCTCACTTCCCCAGGACCTAACTCATCTTACACATCTCACTGGGACTTTAAATCTTTCATACAACAGATTTTCTGGCCAAGTTCCGGCGAATTATGGTAAGTTTCCTGTAACATTGAATTTGGACCTCCGGCATAACAATCTGACCGGAAAGATACCTTCAGTCGGGTCGTTGTTGAATCAAGGGCCTACTGCATTTTCCGGCAACCCTTTTCTTTGTGGATTTCCATTGGAGACTCCGTGTGCAGAACCAGAAGTTCAAAAGCCACAACTGACCCCTAATCAGGAGGTGGAGGTGGGGTTTGTAGGAAAAGGGAAATCCGGAAATGGGTCGGTGGCGGTTTCTTTAATCTCCGGCGTATCGGTGGTGATAGGGGTGATGTTTGTTTCAGTGTGGGTGTTGAGGAGAAAATGGAAGTTGGATGAGGGTAAAATGGGAAAAGAAAAGTTGGAGAAGCTGCCAGAGGAGGGGCAAAAGGGTAAATATGTAGTGTTAGACGAGGGGTTTGGAATGGAACTAGAGGATTTGTTAAGGGCATCAGCTTATGTAGTGGGGAAGAGTAGGAGCGGGATAGTTTACAAGGTGGTGGCTGGCGGCGGCGCTAAAGTGGTTGCTGTTCGGCGATTAAGcgagggggatgccacgtggagGTTAAAGGAGTTTGAGACGGAGGTGGAAGCCATTGGGAGAGTACAACATCCAAATGTGGTGAGGCTTAGGGCTTATTACTATGCAAGTGATGAGAAATTGCTGGTTACTGATTTCATCCGCAATGGCACCTTGCACAATGCTTTACATG GAAGACTTGGTAATAATTTTCCACCTCTCTCATGGGCAGCTAGACTGAAGATCGCTCAAGGCATAGCCCGGGGTCTAATGCACATTCATGAATGTAATCCCATGAAGTATGTTCACGGGAAcataaattcaacaaaaatcCTTCTTGATGATGATTTGCAAGCCTACATTTCTGGTTTTGGGTTGACTCGCCTTGTTTCAGGCTCCTCCAAGCCCATTAACAGTAGTACCAAAAAGCTAAGCACAAGTCAAATCATAGTAAgtcctcaaaactcaacttcgTCTTGTACTATGTACGTGGCACCTGAGGTTCGAGTGCCTGGCTCCAAGTTCACCCAGAAAAGCGACATATACTCATTTGGTATGGTGCTTTTGGAGATTCTGACTGGTCGGTTGGCAGATGGAGGATCGGAGCTGGAGGATGATCGGAAGGGGCTTGAGAGTCTTGTTAGAAAGATTTTTACAGAACAACGACCCTTGTCTGAGATCATAGACCCTGCTCTTTTGAATGAGGTTCATGCTAAAAAGCAAGTCATTGCAGCATTTCATATCGCTCTCAACTGCACAGAACTGGATCCTGAGCTTCGGCCAAGGATAAGAACAGTTTCTGATAACCTTGATCACATCAAACTGCAGTAA